The genomic window gcagcagcgctcGGGGTTGTCTCCAGGCCGACTGGAGGGTTTGACATAGAGCGTCTGAAGACGATGTGATGTGAGGGGTGACCCGAGGGTGTGGAGGGTAAACGGAGCGACTCCCCCAGGGGGCGCCGTGTTCTCTCTGGCCCTCTTTTAGAGTTCGgacaactcccatgatgccGAGAGATTAATGAAGCTGCACTGGCACTGTGATCCCTgcaggacggacacacacacacacacacacacacactcatgtacaCTATTCATTTCAGACACTTTTCATGTGTCTTCTGTGCAGTGGCTTTGAAAAGGTGCAGGTTTGAAAACGCTGACCCGGTGCACACGTTGCAcactttgtcttcttctctcattgGAGATGTCTTGAAGTGGAACGTCCCGTTGATCCCTTCTGcatgacatcatcaataatGGATCGATCCACCGTGCAGCCGTCGTCCCTCTCACACGACGGAGGCCGGGTTGTGTCCACGTCTGACGCTGATGAACACGAGCTGCACCAGAGCTCAGGATGTCGCATTAACACATCTCACAGCTGCAGTCTGACTGCCGAGCTTTAGCAAACGCAGcactgccctctgctgctgcacgtgGGAACTACAAGTCTGCAACCAGCAACCTCTCAGGTCGGTTTTGGGTGAAAAAGAGAAACGACGCAAGAGGTTTCTCACTCTCACTATGAGACGCTCAgcgacacacacaaatctctcCCTGCACAGCACCAGTGGAGACTCATTGTGCcggtcccaagcccggatagaggaggagggctggacaTAGAGCTAGCAgctccaccccacataacagccttttgagtCAATTTGaatctaacatttaacaattcaGGACAAAATTGATTTAGGTATGTGTGTCTAGATAAATTAAAGTcttgaagttattttgagaagtgatggcctatttcaatggcaagataaaaaataataacaatcaacagaagaatacggaagcgtattgcatgcacttattttttttttgcatctcagaatttccgagataattatctcagaaaaacagaattattttttgtgaagtgaatgtaatacgctgctgtagaagaaagcttatttttagttctaaacatattttatagGGTGTTTATTTCTCCCTTTCTGTACGTCCTACTCGCTGCATTACCATTATGCAAATTGGGCGACGCCACAAAACATGCATGACCTTTCCAGCATGTGTCCCTGCTCCTGTCAGGTGGCGGCAGATTCACAAAACCCATTCTTAGATTCGTCCTGGTCGGAGTGGTTGGATGTATCCATGACTTGTACAGAATTAGAAGCAGAATaccacacaaatgtttttttatttatgaatgaagAGTATAtttaattacacacaaacacacacacacaacctcaatGACCACATTTAGATGTTTCAAAACTTTGTCTATAAGAACTATCAAAGTCATATTACCCTGAAATCACGTGTCTACACTGAACATAACACAAACCTACAAGTCAGCAATAAGCCTTGTTTGATTGGAGCACTTCacttttacacaaaacaaatgccGTCTCTTCACCGTGTGCAGCGAGAGGAATAAAAAGGTCTTTATTTCAAGTCCTCTGAGCGCTTCCTGGTAATGGGGGTGGTGTAACCGGATTTTCCTCTTCGAGCTCCACCGGGCCCTGCTGGAGAACCTCCACCTCTGTCCACGGACACTGCTGACGGCACACGGTAAAGAGCAGCTCCTTTATCTGCGGgttgcggaggaggaggaacgctGCGGTGACGCACGGGGGGATCGTGAAGAGCAGGTGCGTCAGTAAGGGTGTGAGGATCCTCAAGGTGGGGCTCTTCGTTTCCCCCATCACGACGAGCATGATGAAAAACACGCTCGGCAGCGTCTGCAGCAAAAGCATGAGCAGGTAAAGTCCCACGGTGCAGTTGGCCCGGTGGTTATTACACTTAAGCGCCGCGCTCACCCTCAGCGCCGCCCGATACATGCAGCCgtagcagcagcaggtggtCAGGATGCAGAAAGCTGTGATGACAGACGAGGGCACGAAAAGCTGCAGATTCTCTTCCGGGGTTAGGAGTTCCTTGATGGAGATGGCGTCACACGGGAACGGGTTGGTGTGCTGCTGGAGGCCGAGCTTCATCTGGTTCAGCACCAACCCTCCATGAACGCTCACCACCCAGCTGAGCAGCCAGAGGAGTCCCAACCCGATGTGCATGCTGCTGGTGTGGATCAGCCTGAGGTAGTGGATGCCGTGGCAGATGAATATGTAGCGTTCCACGGCCATGAGAGCCAGAGATGTCTGGGACATCAGGAAAAAAACCCGCAAGATACAGAACTGTACGATGCACCAGCTTCCGAACAGCTGAGCCCGATTACGCACAACGgacgacaacacaacacacgtgGCGATGAGGGTCCTCCCAAAACCACAGGCGGCTATGTTACTCAGCAGGATGTACTGAGGCTGCCAGAGCTGCTTGCATCTCACTGTCAGAAAGAAGAGCAGTCCGTTAGCCGTCAAAGAAAAAAGTGCACAGAccagaaacaggaggaaaagagTCAGGGAAGTTTTCTCAGAGAGGGAAACGTCCCAGGTCCGATCCACCGGTTGAGTCCAGTTGGCCGCGGTCGTCTCACCGGGAGAACCGGAGGAGGAGTCGTTTGAGGAGCAGTTCATTGTGATGCTTACAGATCACTCTCTGAAATGAAAGCTCTCTGAAGAAAGACGTCCTGCATGTCAGAGTATGAGAccgtgtgaggaggaggggcgATCCACGAGGTGACCAGGAGACTGGGAACAAGCAACTCGGCTTACATTGAAAGATTCACAAGATATGAACACAAAGGGAATTGTGCTACATGATCGATATTTTATAATCACTTATACCTATATCttaatgattttatattttctaaatgtgttgatttgatctaaatatagtttttctacttgatattattttattatttcatccaTATCACATATTTTGTTATCTTTTTaggatttatattatttaatcttCATAATCTTTATTTCatcattataatataaaatgtgtttgttatttttttttatcttaacaATTTGAACATATTTCTAAtcttaatttagtttttctaattACTTTTcgaaaaaaatcattattttatcttaattaattttgttttgctgtttgctTGTTGCCACATCCGCTCAGTTCCTATCAACATTATGTTAGTGtgctttattgcttttcttgatttaagttgttttcttatttttagtATATAAAATACGTTTGTGTCACATTGTTCGTGACGGGTTTTAAACAAAGAGTCTAAAAAGCAATTCATCT from Platichthys flesus chromosome 22, fPlaFle2.1, whole genome shotgun sequence includes these protein-coding regions:
- the LOC133933868 gene encoding olfactory receptor 7G1-like → MNCSSNDSSSGSPGETTAANWTQPVDRTWDVSLSEKTSLTLFLLFLVCALFSLTANGLLFFLTVRCKQLWQPQYILLSNIAACGFGRTLIATCVVLSSVVRNRAQLFGSWCIVQFCILRVFFLMSQTSLALMAVERYIFICHGIHYLRLIHTSSMHIGLGLLWLLSWVVSVHGGLVLNQMKLGLQQHTNPFPCDAISIKELLTPEENLQLFVPSSVITAFCILTTCCCYGCMYRAALRVSAALKCNNHRANCTVGLYLLMLLLQTLPSVFFIMLVVMGETKSPTLRILTPLLTHLLFTIPPCVTAAFLLLRNPQIKELLFTVCRQQCPWTEVEVLQQGPVELEEENPVTPPPLPGSAQRT